In Glycine max cultivar Williams 82 chromosome 10, Glycine_max_v4.0, whole genome shotgun sequence, the DNA window ATtgttaaaacaataataattaattcattagTCCAAATCAATACTCTTCTGTTTCCTTTTTGacaacaataaattaatatcatcaTAAACAAACACAACTCTATAAACGTCGACACTTGTTTTGTCTTTACCCCTTGGTTCCTtcagaagttaaaaaaaaagtacaactaTTTTCCTATTACTAAATGTGTTTGTTCATGATAGAGAAGACATTCCACCGTTTCATATTTAACTTTCAATTGAAGGTAACATTAAGATAGAGATAGTGTTGCAACCAAATAAATCGGAACTTGCATTAAATATTGGatgaatgtatatatatacatttttcagCCCTGAGGCAGGTGTCCCGGTAGGACGAAGAGGTTGGTTATCCTATCACTATCAGTATCCACACTCACATAGGTAAATTCATCTTAATCTCAACAACGAAGGTGGCACTCATTGTCCCTTTAGCTAACTTGTCCCCCTAATACTTGAAGGCAGTGGCTCAGATCTAATATGACCAGTGAGCAGTGGCGGTTCTACCATGCGGCCAGCAGGGGCATATGCCCGGGCTCAGCTAGGCATTTTTTTTGGTTACAAgcccaatatttttttattagtcttaaaaaacaaataaaatttaaaaaaaaagaaagaggaaaaaggaaaaaggaaacgAAAAGTTTCCGTCTCTCCGAATCCAGCAGTGGGCAGTTCCTCCAACTCCCTCCGTCGCCGCCGCCTCCCTCCTCCTCTCCTCTGTGTCTTCTCTTCCCTCCATCGCCGACTCCTTCTATTTCCTCCTCTCCGCGCCGTCGTCGCCGTCTTCTCTTCCATAATCCCATAGCAGCCGCAGGTAAGGTAagttaggaaaaataaaagtgattaaGATGGAAagtgtttttgtttgttgtgaTACTTCcgtgttctttaatttttcttccatttttcaagTGTGAACAGTGAACTCATAGAGTCATAGTggacactttttctttttcttccccaCTAAGAGCACGtttattgaagaagaaaaagtcatattttattcccttttttttttgcttttctaaTATGGAAAAAAGCTTAGAGGAAAAGACTTTTGATTGCTTaagttaataatttctttttggtCTTTTGTGTTGCACTACATACATGGTTGCAATTTGCAAAAGAGTTTTCTAATATATCAATTGCAAACACTAAAATTTTCTTTGCTACAATTTTGtaactattttatctttatttcagATATGAGGAGATTTTTGGTTGATAGAGAAAATATTGAGAATGTGAATGTTGTGCAACCGGAAGCTGAATTAGAACCACCACTTAATAATGTGGTTAATGAGTTTAATCCAAATGAGATTGTGCGTGATCCAGGTCGTAGGAAACAAATTAATGAGTATGCTCCGGATATTCAAGACCAAGTGAGGAGGGCATATATATTGAAGGGTCCAATGCAACCAGATTTGTCAAACTTTCCTCGTACTCAATTTGGAAGTGTTAAAAGAGCATTTAGTAAATCATGGTATAAGAATTATACATGGTTAGAATACAGTGAGATAAAGGATGCAgcttattgtttttattgttttctatttaaGCAACCCGGGAGGGCCGAGCACTTTGGTTTTGAAGTCTTCACTAAAAGCGGATATAGAGATTGGAAGCATGCATCTCAAGGCTTGAAAGGTCATGTTGGTAGTCATAATAGTTTGCACAACTCATGTGTCAAGCACTACAATGATTATAATAATCAAAGACAAAGTGTGACAAGTAAGTTTGCTAAAGCAACCAAGGAATCAGAAGAATTGTATAAGATTCGTTTGACTTGTTCTTTAGATTGTTCAAGATATCTCATAGCACAAGGCATGGCTTTCCGTGGCCATGATGAATCCTCTACTTCGCTAAATAAGGGCAATTTTAGAGAGATGGTAGATTGGGTAAAATCTCAGAATGAACAAGTGAGGGATGCTTTTGACCGTGGTGGAAAAAATTGCAAAATGACTTGCGGTGACATTCAAAAGGAGCTTGCAACGTGTTGTGCACATGAAGTTACCAAGGTGATTATGGAAGAGCTTGGTGATAGACAATTCTCCGTGCTTATTGACGAGTCACGTGATATATCCGTCAAAGAGCAAATGGCGGTGATGTTGAGGTTAGTAGTTGTATTTTCCAATTTCCAATTTTCATTACCTATTACTCTCTATGCCGCCAAGTAAACTGGTTGaatttgttttaggtttttgaatgacaaagggaaTGTTGTGGAACGATTTATTGCTCTACATCATGTCACAGATACTTCATCTAAGTCATTAAAGGATGCTCTTTATGGTATTCTTGATAAGTACACATTATCTATTTCAAGGATACGAGGGCAAGGATATGATGGAGCTTCAAATATGAGAGGTGAATTTAATggtttgcaaagaaaaattctaGATGAAAATCCTTATGCTTTCTATGTCCATTGTTATGCTCACCGTTTGCAATTGGTTGTTGTGTCTGTTACTAGTAGTTGCTCATCTATTCATGATTTCTTTGAGTACATCACCTTGATTGTGAATACAACAAGTGCATCTTGTAAGAGGAGGGATGCTTTGACAGAGGCACAAcacaaagatattttaaataaacttgaGAGTGGTGAGATATCTAGAGGAAGGGGCTTACACCAATCATCTAGTCTCACTAGACCCGGGGATACTAGATGGGGTTCACATCATACTACATTGCTTCGTTTGGATCAAATGTGGTCCTCCGTGTTAAAGGTGCTTAGTATGGTTGATGAAGATGGACGTGGACCATCTCAAGCAGCAGGTTTGATAGAAAAAATGGAGAGCTTTaaatttgcttttattttgagGTTAATGTTAAAGTTGTTTGGTATCACAAACGAGCTTTCAAATGTATTGCAAAGAAAAGATCTTAATATTGTGAATGCCATGGAATTAGTTGATGTTGTCAAAGCTCGGTTGGGCACAATGAGAGAGAGTGgctggaataatttttttgccgATGTCCAAGGATTTTGTGTAGCTAAAAGTATTCCGGTACCAAATATGGATGACGAAATACCGGTTCGGGGTCGTTCAAGAGCAGAAGGGATGACTATCACTAATCTTCATCATTACCGTGCAAAGATTTTTTATGTTGCTATTGATAAAATATGTGTGGAGATAGATCACCGCTTTAGTGAAGGAAGTAACATTATACTTGATTGCTTCTCATGTCTTGACCCCAAGAACTCTTTCTCCAAGTTTGATGTTGATAAGCTTGCTCGTCTTGCTGATATTTATCATGCACACTTTTCTGATGATGACCGAGGAACAATTAGGGATCAACTTGAAACTTATGTGCTTCAAGTGAGAAGAAATGCTTCTTTTTCCACTTGTGAAGATGTTCAAAGTTTGGCTATGAAGATGGTTCAAACTGAGAAACATTTGGTATTTCCATTGGTTTATAAACTTATTGAGCTAGCTTTGATATTGCCGGTGTCGACAGCATCCGTTGAAAGAGCTTTTTCAGCAATGAAGATTATCAAGTCTAAATTGCGCAATAAGATCAACGATGTGTGGTTCAATGACTTGATGGTATGTTACACCGAGCGGGAGATATTCAAGTCGCttgatgatattgatattattCGAACATTTACCGCAAAGAAGTCTCGGAAAGGACACTTGCCtcgtaattttatttaaccCGCTATTGTAAGATtatgtttatctcttttattttaaactatatttttgttgacaaaatgacgagtctcttttattttgattgattactatttacatattatatacAATGTGAATTtgctatctttaaatttttgtccaggctttataatttttctggCTCCGCCACTGACACACCCTAAAATTGCACATCTTAAACATAATATTAACATCAAAGCggtgcatttttttctttctgtttttagGATTGATTGTTGTTTCGTTCAATGATCAATTTTGACGAATGTAACACCGAGAGACCCGCCGTCATGGACATCTCCCAATTAGAAAACTGGATAATACCAaattacttgttttcctttttttttatcctttatatACTAACTCATGTATttgtaaaacaagaaaaaaaaatattttccagaTAAGCTGGTTTCGTACTGGcataaaatagtaattatattatttatataatagaaAATCAGTTGTACAACCCTACTTTTTTGTCTCATTTAATCAAAAGTATTTTACCAAATATTTTTCACTCTATTATACAAAACATTACAtactctaattttataaataaaaaatattttaggcaACTCAAAAGCTATTCAGCACCCGCTTAGAGATAAAAAGGGTGagagaaatataaatattatatgccatataatttaatagaaagatagacacaaaaatcaaaggaattaatggagtgtttaaaaattacaatatccTAAAATTATCACtcttcataaatataatttcttaaaaactaAGGTAATTGTGCAATTTTCTTCACACCTCCACTTGTACAATAGAAGGAAGATTTCACTGCATATTGAAGTATGATTCTGATATACAATGTGGGAAAGGATAGTTTTAGAAATTTAGTGATGTGGGTGGGGCTAGTAGCAATGCTGTTTGGGAACAATAGCAACCCCCTTACATCTTGGAACCTACCATGGGCCCATAATGCTGGTCATGCCACAGCCCACAAGCACAATGTTAAACTTTTAACATTCCTAACTTGTATAAGGCTCTAGGGGGATCATCtagcaaataaatttttaattttattataaatcctTGATTATCCACAAGTTCAAAATCTTATCACATCCCTCTCGTTAAAGTGCCTGCCAGGCTCGATCTTTGTTCCAGCACATTCAAACCACCTATTCCATACTTCAAACATACTAAAACATGTCTTTTAATTGTTACACTTGTGTATCATACTTTCTACCATTAATCCTATGTAGGTAAAAGTTGATTATAATTCATACAAGTTTGAATTTCATACTAAACCTAAATCAACCTAACCATGAACACAGGTGTGTCGAAACTGTCGAAGCTGCAGCTACATTTAAACATCACATTCAGGGTGCATAACACTACCCCAAGGAAATAACGAAGCATAAATCTGTGAAAATGATAACATTATCTTTTTTCCGAGCCCAGTAGAAAACATTCAACAAATACATAATACCGGTCAACCGGAAACTTCCTTCAATGAAAAACGCGTGATTTTACCAGAGATAAGAATTGACGATTTACACCAAAGAAGACTGACACCAAAAGACACCAACCTATTATGCCTTTGTCATCATGTTTAACATGAATTGAAATCCGATTAAATACACGATTCATTCGTTTTAATTTCGCGGGCAATGACTCAAAATTAAATTGAACAATCAAATTCAACTTAGCCGAAAGAACAAACATTGCAATTAAATTCAGTTTGGCACAAGCAAAATAACGAGAAAACAATGAATCTACCCAGGCCacgatataaatatatatatccaaGTTAATCAgataaacatattaaaatttctcATAGCTACAACTCAAAGGCAAACAAGAAGAGCTAAAGAACTATCAACAACGAAATTGATGAGAAACCCTAATCCACTCCCCAAATCTCTAACCACCGAAACCATAGAGGGTCCTGCCCTGCCTCTTGAGAGCGTAAACAACGTCCATAGCAGTGACGGTCTTGCGGCGAGCGTGCTCAGTATAGGTGACAGCGTCGCGAATGACGTTCTCGAGGAAGATCTTGAGAACACCGCGAGTTTCTTCATAGATGAGACCACTGATACGCTTCACGCCACCACGTCGCGCCAGACGCCGAATCGCGGGCTTCGTGATTCCCTGAATGTTATCCCTCAGAACCTTACGGTGCCGTTTCGCTCCTCCCTTTCCTAGACCCTTCCCTCCCTTTCCTCTTCCAGACATGCTTCACGATGTTTTCTTCGTTTTTCTCTCTGAATATACACTCAAATTAAACTAACTTGGTAGCTTTGGGGGGAGAATCCAGAGGCTTATATAGATGCGGCAATCTTGGATTTGTTAGCGATCCGTGTGAATGGGTATGGACACCGTTGGATTTAAAATGCTTGATTCTGATTCGCGGAAATGGTTTCACGCAGATCGTGaggtttcaaaatttgaatggGTTAGTACTTAATCAAATctttattattacttaatttttttttatgaattatattacttaattttcataattttacttattttacctttcaaattttattattaaacttttaatattttataaattttatcatttagattttttatttttatacattttatcaTGACATTAGCAACAaagcaatattatttatttttttttaactttttttatacacCTCAATAGTGATAAAAtgcttaaaacttaaaagtgaTGAAGtcagcaaaaacaaaaaggaaacttagatgagaaaatttataaaataataaagttgaaaaagtaaaatttgtaattaattttttttttgttgggaaaTAGGAATTGTGTTTGTGAGAAAAGCACATTTTATTAGCACGTGAGGGGGAAATAATTGTGTGGAGCCATGTGAATCCGATGGCGCGAGCTCAGTTGTATTCGggaattttgaatgaaaatttaaaatacagtGCGCTCTACAAGAAACTGTACCCATATTTTGGttaatttgagattttttggcTCTACAACGGGGAAAATGTAATTTGAGATTTGAGACACCAGGCTAGAGAAACAAGTCACAAAATTGAAAGGCTTAAATTCACTTTGTTGTACACTTGTAATGGATAGGTAAATTTAAGTAGGATTCTGGTGTAGCTTGTATTTGAGAAATCCCTAATTTATGGTTTTATTATAATTAGAGTTCCTAATCtaattcaatcaattaaattgtCATATTGTTTTCGTACTTGTTTGGAACTTATCGCTATTTTGGTATGcttaaattgattaattgaaCAATGATATCATACTATGATTATTCAGTAGACTTATATGATAATTGAGTTGACTACTTTTGTTAAATAAGATTCATACTATGATAGATACATGATGAAACTTTGTTTTTAAGCTTCCAATTaggttaattatttttgttaaccgTCTTCTTTATATCTAAAGCTCTTTTGCAGAATGAATCTCTTACATGGTCACTTGAGAAGttaatttagataaaaatattttcaatccaCGATCAATAATTGTTAATAGAATCTAAGAATGAAGAATTGGtagttgataattaaattaggaTTATTAAATAATTGGAAGTAGGGGAATCAAGTATAGGCAAATCATAATTCTAGGCATTAATAGCCAAAAAGGGAAGTTGAAATCCTTGGAGATTTGGGATCCACCTATCCCAAGTAACATTCACACAATCTCCAAGTGCCTCCATTATCAAATGTGTCGCATGTATACTTAACCAAGGATAGCATGCTTTATAGTCTTTAGATGCATTCAAAGGATTTCCACATGGATAATATTAAGCCTTATATATTCTAACCAGCaaagatttttattcaaaatgagACTCCACCGTTCGGCTAAAATAACTTATCAAAAGCGTTAACATATCAAAACCTTAGTCTAACATAACCAATGAATCACCCTTCCTTAAAATGTTTCCAtcccaatgaatttttgttgtACGACTCTCAATCTTCCTATACATTATTTGTGATGACTCAAAACACCCCTTGGTATAAGTGGGAATTGATTGTACCACgaatttaataaacatttttcttcttgCAGATAGAACTGGATTGAAttgaatgatttattatttacaaacacatctttgttgacattttaattttgtattactctataaatattaaactttatttttagaGCAAGTATAAAAAGGAAGTATGCCATTCGGTCCAACTAATAAGGGATTggttatttttttggaaaagaaaaatgttatactTCAAATGCAACCAATAGATCCAACTAATAAGGGACTTCTCGTGCCCAATATCTTTCCCTTAAAATGAAAGCTAAGCCAGCTAACTTGTGTGTcactttattatcttttttttttgttgacattttaatttacattattCTCTAAATGTTAAACTTTACTTTAAATCAAGCATAAAAAGAAAGCATGACAATCAATTAACTGATTatcttgtaagttttttttcttaagttgATAAAAGCTTATGTATTTTAAGTAAAAGTCAAAGATAACAAAGTAGTATATATAATTATGCTACATTGGAtggatattaaagaaaaaacataacacaaatattaataagtaaaataaaacgTAAAAGTTACATGCGAAAGCATAAACAATAGGGCGTTTGTCAGTCTGAATATAAAACAACTAAAGTctatattttatgttcataaaaatatttattatttgaagtAAAAGAAATTGACTGTTGCTAAACACTCTCAATTCTTGCTTATGCaattccttttatttatttgcaaaattgtaaatttgatcTATTTATTTGTCtaagagtttgattttgatcccCCCATTATTTACTAATTTAATTCTCCTGTTTTTTTGTAATCTTGTTAGTTCAGTCCTCAACCCCAAAATTAGACATTAACTATTTAATTGCTTACTTTGATCGCCATCTGTCGTGATTTTCTTGGAGGTTGACATTCTTTAGgtgtaaaaaattaacatcCAATAAACGCGTAACATGTGGCAGTCAACGTCCAATAAAAATGTGACACGTAACGGTCAACGTTGGCAAGTAGTAGTCAATGTCCAATTTCGGGATTAGGAACTAAAATAACTGGATTGAAAAAACTAAACTGGTGGACtaaattcgtgaattaaattatagaaggaccaaaattataaatttgggaCAAATAGGGAACCAaatttgcaatttttccttcatctattccataattattttttccaaatatatcttttttttcctttatcgaAATTGTGCACCTCCTTATTTGTCCCATGTCACCTATACTCTCCCTCATCCAATTTGAAATCTGCAAGTGAAGAGGATGATAGTCGAAAGAGAGATGAACAGTAGCAACATAATGACATCGCCACCGGGGAGAATAATTGGGTATTGAGACACAcaaactgatgcaatcctatcccgcaagggcattggatagaaaaactccaagtagattgggccagagatgcaagagaaggccctagggttcttatgaaccttagggtagatttcgggcccatgggctaagtacgagcccacttatctttgtaaatattagattaaggtttcattatttttgggccttgtgtttagggctccataatgtaggtagggtaccctagaaatataggatttttcagcccttgtattttggggcgcctagactagtttttgtattaggggtagttttgtaatttcacatgcactaagtggatatttgatgtgtgtggttggaaataaatttaattgaattggtagaagcccaatccaattaaattttagagggggaggtgagcatttgcttactacaccccattgccacatcatatagtcacactttgtgcatgtccttcatgcttttcatgcctcatgacacctaagcacacttagtggagaatcttgtaattgatcttggattagtgggctgaaccataactaaaattcactaatcataattagtgaaattttggctccaaagtttggctccacaaattcaatttcaaattcaagtgaaatttgaatttccctccaattttgtgtgacacttaggctataaatagaggtcatgtgtgtgcatttttttcaactttgatcatttgaatattaacttcagatttcagagctcttttagagcacaaaatttcgtgctcttctctccctctcccttcattcatctctttcttcctccaagctcttatccatggcctcctatggtggtgagcttcttctagactcatcttctccttgaagtggcgtctcctctctctctccctttctccattccgctaccattcatcttccaaggagcaaaggaatccattgatgaagaagattttaggcctacaagctccaatggagcttgcatcacaaACGGCGTCATTGCATTAGCAGCAAATCTGTCCCTCGTCGGTGGTGACGTGGTTCCTGTAGAGGCCCCATTCCATCCCCTTCGTCCTTGtcgtcttcctcttcctcgtgtGGGTCTCACTCCGCATCCAACGCATGTCCTATGCGCCCCCTCACTCCTCCCACACGGACATTAGGCCCAACCTCGTAAGATTCGACGCTTCTGAGGTCACAAAGGACAACCACGGTTGGATCTTCGATTACTCATCACACGAATACCACAGTCGTCATCGCCCGTTCTCCATCGCCATCAATTTCTTGTCGCTTCAGTCCATGTGCTTTCCTTGCCACAAATCTTATCTATTTTCGGATGTTACCTTCACAAACCATTGCAACTCTGCaagaaaacaaccaaacaaGATAGCAATGGTTACTCACTTTGACGATGTTGTGAAGCCTTCCAAAACCATTTTTGGGTCCACCATCCAAGACAACATTATTGATTTGTTTTGGGTTCTATGGTTTGGGTTTCTTTTTGTAGGTTGGGTTGAGCAAAGAGATGGGGATCTGGATCTAATCCCTCTCTGGTCTTCATGTTTTCCATTGTGGTGGTAGTTGCGGTGGAGGCAGTGAGAAGGGGATGGCATCAGAG includes these proteins:
- the LOC100803049 gene encoding zinc finger MYM-type protein 1 isoform X1; amino-acid sequence: MRRFLVDRENIENVNVVQPEAELEPPLNNVVNEFNPNEIVRDPGRRKQINEYAPDIQDQVRRAYILKGPMQPDLSNFPRTQFGSVKRAFSKSWYKNYTWLEYSEIKDAAYCFYCFLFKQPGRAEHFGFEVFTKSGYRDWKHASQGLKGHVGSHNSLHNSCVKHYNDYNNQRQSVTSKFAKATKESEELYKIRLTCSLDCSRYLIAQGMAFRGHDESSTSLNKGNFREMVDWVKSQNEQVRDAFDRGGKNCKMTCGDIQKELATCCAHEVTKVIMEELGDRQFSVLIDESRDISVKEQMAVMLRFLNDKGNVVERFIALHHVTDTSSKSLKDALYGILDKYTLSISRIRGQGYDGASNMRGEFNGLQRKILDENPYAFYVHCYAHRLQLVVVSVTSSCSSIHDFFEYITLIVNTTSASCKRRDALTEAQHKDILNKLESGEISRGRGLHQSSSLTRPGDTRWGSHHTTLLRLDQMWSSVLKVLSMVDEDGRGPSQAAGLIEKMESFKFAFILRLMLKLFGITNELSNVLQRKDLNIVNAMELVDVVKARLGTMRESGWNNFFADVQGFCVAKSIPVPNMDDEIPVRGRSRAEGMTITNLHHYRAKIFYVAIDKICVEIDHRFSEGSNIILDCFSCLDPKNSFSKFDVDKLARLADIYHAHFSDDDRGTIRDQLETYVLQVRRNASFSTCEDVQSLAMKMVQTEKHLVFPLVYKLIELALILPVSTASVERAFSAMKIIKSKLRNKINDVWFNDLMVCYTEREIFKSLDDIDIIRTFTAKKSRKGHLPRNFI
- the LOC100803049 gene encoding zinc finger MYM-type protein 1 isoform X2; translated protein: MQPGRAEHFGFEVFTKSGYRDWKHASQGLKGHVGSHNSLHNSCVKHYNDYNNQRQSVTSKFAKATKESEELYKIRLTCSLDCSRYLIAQGMAFRGHDESSTSLNKGNFREMVDWVKSQNEQVRDAFDRGGKNCKMTCGDIQKELATCCAHEVTKVIMEELGDRQFSVLIDESRDISVKEQMAVMLRFLNDKGNVVERFIALHHVTDTSSKSLKDALYGILDKYTLSISRIRGQGYDGASNMRGEFNGLQRKILDENPYAFYVHCYAHRLQLVVVSVTSSCSSIHDFFEYITLIVNTTSASCKRRDALTEAQHKDILNKLESGEISRGRGLHQSSSLTRPGDTRWGSHHTTLLRLDQMWSSVLKVLSMVDEDGRGPSQAAGLIEKMESFKFAFILRLMLKLFGITNELSNVLQRKDLNIVNAMELVDVVKARLGTMRESGWNNFFADVQGFCVAKSIPVPNMDDEIPVRGRSRAEGMTITNLHHYRAKIFYVAIDKICVEIDHRFSEGSNIILDCFSCLDPKNSFSKFDVDKLARLADIYHAHFSDDDRGTIRDQLETYVLQVRRNASFSTCEDVQSLAMKMVQTEKHLVFPLVYKLIELALILPVSTASVERAFSAMKIIKSKLRNKINDVWFNDLMVCYTEREIFKSLDDIDIIRTFTAKKSRKGHLPRNFI
- the LOC100799680 gene encoding histone H4; the encoded protein is MSGRGKGGKGLGKGGAKRHRKVLRDNIQGITKPAIRRLARRGGVKRISGLIYEETRGVLKIFLENVIRDAVTYTEHARRKTVTAMDVVYALKRQGRTLYGFGG